The genomic stretch GTCGTTCCCGTGTCGGTCCTCAACCGTGCGATCGGGAACATGCTCGAACGTTCGTTCCCGCTCGTCTGGGTCGCGGGCGAAGTGTCGAACTTCACGCGTGCTGCGAGCGGACACTGGTACTTCTCGATCAAGGACGCGCAGGCGCAGATGCGCTGCGTGATGTTCCGTGGCCGCGCGCAATACGCCGAGTTCACGCCGCGCGAAGGCGACAAGATCGAAGTGCGTGCGCTCGTCACGATGTACGAGCCGCGCGGCGAACTCCAGCTGAACGTCGAGGCGGTGCGCCGCACGGGCCAGGGCCGGCTCTACGAAGCATTCCTGCGACTGAAGGCGCAACTCGAAGCCGAAGGTCTGTTCGATCCGCAGCGCAAGCGCGCGTTGCCCGCGCATCCTCGTTCGATCGGCATCGTCACGTCGTTGCAGGCCGCCGCGTTGCGAGACGTGCTGACTACCTTGGCGCGCCGCGCGCCGCACATTCCCGTGATCGTGTATCCGGCGCCCGTACAGGGCGCGGGCGTCAGCGCGAAACTGGCCGCGATGGTCGAGGCGGCGAACCGTCGGCATGAAGTCGATGTGCTGATCGTGTGCCGCGGCGGCGGCTCAATCGAAGACTTGTGGGCATTCAACGAAGAAGTGCTGGCCCGCGCGATCGCGGCGAGCGACGTGCCAGTTGTGAGCGGCGTGGGTCACGAAACCGACTTCACGATCGCCGACTTCGCCGCCGACGTGCGCGCGCCGACACCGACGGGCGCCGCCGAACTCGTCAGCCCGCAACGCGTGCTGCTGTTGCGCGACCTCGATCATCGGCACGCGACACTCGCGCGCGGATTTGGACGCATGATGGAGCGCCGTGCCCAACAACTCGACTGGCTCGCGCGCCGCCTCGTGTCGCCTGCCGAACGACTCGCGCGGCAACGCACGCATTTGCAGCAGCTCAGCGTGCGGCTCGCGTCGGCGGGTGTGCGGCCCGTGCGCGATGCGCGTGCGCGCTTCTCGCTCGTGCAGATGCGCTGGCAACGCTGGCGTCCCGATCTCACGTCGCATCGTTCCCATGTCACCGGCCTTGCCGAGCGACTCGAGCGTGCACTGTTGCGCCAACATGAAAGACAGGTTGCGCGTGTGGAAACGCTTGCGGCGCGGCTCGAAGTATTGAGTCCGCAACGCACGCTCGAACGCGGATACGCTGCATTGCTCGATGCGCAAAGCGGACGCGCGGTGCGTGCGCCATCGTCGTTGAAGCCGGGTCGGCGCATGACCGTTCACCTCGCGGAGGGCTCGGCGGATATCGCGCTGTCGGATGTTCAGCCGCGTCTTACGGATGGCTTCTGAGGTCATATCTGCAGAGTAGATTTGACCTTCGTATGACATGTGAAGACATGCAGCGCGAGCATTAATTACGCTGCGCGCACAGCGCGTTTTCGCAATGAACGCCATAAAGGGCTTGCGTTTGCGGGGTTATTCCAAGTCGCCTACAATCGAGTGCTCCCACCGCGTTATCCGCAGACTCCCCATAAACAGATACAAAGGAATAGCACCATGGAACATACGCTCCCGCCGCTGCCGTTCGCCAAGAACGCGCTCGCTCCGCACATGTCGGAAGAGACGCTCGAGTTTCACTACGGCAAGCACCACCAGACCTATGTGACCAACCTGAACAATCTGATCAAGGGCACCGAATTCGAAAGCCTGTCGCTGGAAGAAATCGTCAAGAAGTCGTCGGGCGGTGTCTTCAATAACTCGGCACAGGTGTGGAACCACACGTTCTTCTGGAACAGCCTGTCGCCGCAAGGCGGCGGCGCACCGAAGGGCGCGCTCGCGGACGCGATCAATGCAAAGTGGGGTTCCTTCGACAAGTTCAAGGAAGAGTTCACGAAGACGGCAGTCGGCACGTTCGGCTCCGGCTGGGCATGGCTCGTGAAGAAGGCAGACGGTTCGCTGGACCTGGTGTCGACGAGCAATGCAGCCACGCCGCTGACCACGGATGCAAAGCCGCTGCTGACAATCGACGTGTGGGAACACGCCTACTACATCGACTATCGCAACGCACGTCCGAAGTTTGTCGAAGCGTACTGGAACATCGTCAACTGGGCCTTCGCTGAAAAGAATTTCGCGTAAGTCGCTGTCGTGCGCCCGTGAAAATCGCGGGCGGCAGCGTCGACGAAAAGCCCTCATTCATGAGGGCTTTTTCTTTTTCAGATCGACGTCGATGCTTTGCCTTACGTGCGCTTGCGTTGCGCTGTTTATTTACATTGATTCGCAATCCGAATCAATCGATTCGTGAAGCGCAGCAGTAAAAAAGCGCCACGCCGTACCGCGGCGCTTTCACATGACGTCTGTTACTCCGTATCCCTCGTCGCTTCCGTCTTGCGAGGGCGGCGGCTGCGCGTCGCCGATTTGCGCGACGGCTTCTTCCTTGTCACGGGCGCCTCAGTCGCCGGATGTTCTGCTTCGGGCGTAGCAGGCTGGGCGTCCGATGTCGTCACCCGTTCTGCGACATGCTGCGCATCGGCGGGCTGCGGCGAGCCTGTTGCGGCATCGACGGCTTCGCCGCGTTCCGCCTTCGCCTTCTTCGTCTTCTTTGCTGCGGGCTTGCGCGTGGCGCGATCCTTGCGGCGCGTTTCGCCCTTGCCCTCGTCCGCCTGTTCGTTCGGTACGGTGCGCGGTGCGACGTCGACGTTTTCGTCCGCCGGAGCGTGCGCTTCGACGACGGAAGCGGCCACAGCCGCTTCTTCCAGTTCCACGATCTCGGCGGCCGCAGGCATCGCGGCCCATTCGTCGCCTGTTTCGCGCGGCGTCACGACTTCGACAGGCGCAGCGGCGGCGGGGACCGCGCTCCGATAGACGAACGTGCCCGACTTCTCGTCACGGCCCACTTCGAGCAGA from Paraburkholderia phymatum STM815 encodes the following:
- the xseA gene encoding exodeoxyribonuclease VII large subunit translates to MNSESQSSSPIGAGGDAVVPVSVLNRAIGNMLERSFPLVWVAGEVSNFTRAASGHWYFSIKDAQAQMRCVMFRGRAQYAEFTPREGDKIEVRALVTMYEPRGELQLNVEAVRRTGQGRLYEAFLRLKAQLEAEGLFDPQRKRALPAHPRSIGIVTSLQAAALRDVLTTLARRAPHIPVIVYPAPVQGAGVSAKLAAMVEAANRRHEVDVLIVCRGGGSIEDLWAFNEEVLARAIAASDVPVVSGVGHETDFTIADFAADVRAPTPTGAAELVSPQRVLLLRDLDHRHATLARGFGRMMERRAQQLDWLARRLVSPAERLARQRTHLQQLSVRLASAGVRPVRDARARFSLVQMRWQRWRPDLTSHRSHVTGLAERLERALLRQHERQVARVETLAARLEVLSPQRTLERGYAALLDAQSGRAVRAPSSLKPGRRMTVHLAEGSADIALSDVQPRLTDGF
- the sodB gene encoding superoxide dismutase [Fe], encoding MEHTLPPLPFAKNALAPHMSEETLEFHYGKHHQTYVTNLNNLIKGTEFESLSLEEIVKKSSGGVFNNSAQVWNHTFFWNSLSPQGGGAPKGALADAINAKWGSFDKFKEEFTKTAVGTFGSGWAWLVKKADGSLDLVSTSNAATPLTTDAKPLLTIDVWEHAYYIDYRNARPKFVEAYWNIVNWAFAEKNFA